GCTTACGATTACCTTACAAAGCCGCTTAATTTCGAGGAACTTAAGATGACTTTGGAGCGTTCACTGGACCACATGACGCTTATCAAGGAGAACGAATCCCTCAAGGAAAGAATATCGGAAAACTCCAGTCTGACGAATATCATTGGCAATAGTAAGCCAATGAAAGAGCTTGTCGGTATGGTGAAAACTGTCGCCTCGACCGAAGCGACGATTCTGATCTCCGGTGAGAGCGGCACCGGGAAGGAGCTGTTTGCCAAAGCGATCCACGCAAACAGCAACCGAAAAAAAGCACCGCTTGTAACAGTTAATTGTGCAGCTTTGACGGACACGCTCTTGGAGTCCGAACTCTTTGGACACGAAAAGGGGGCGTTTACAGGAGCGGACAAGAAAAGGGATGGCCGTTTCATGCAGGCCAATGGAGGGTCCATCTTTTTGGATGAGGTCGGTGAAATACCGATGCCCATGCAGGCCAAGTTGCTGAGAGCTATTCAGGAACGGGAGATTCAACGAGTTGGTAGTGACAAGGTCTTTAACGTTGATGTCCGAATAATCGCGGCAACCAACAGGGATTTGAAGGACGAAGTCGAGAAAGGGAATTTCAGGGAAGACCTATACTACAGGCTGAATGTTGTGAATCTTTGGATTCCGTCTTTAAGGGATCGTGGAGATGATGTGCCATTGTTGGCTGCCTTCTTCATAAAACGTTTTTCCGAGTTCAACAGGAAGCAGTTGAAAGGATTTACCCCAATGGCGATGGACGTTTTGGTGAAATATGATTGGCCGGGCAATGTCCGTGAATTGGAGAACGCCGTCGAGCGAGCTGTTATCCTGACCCCTGGAGAATATGTGTCTGAAAAAGACCTACCCCCAGCACTCACTCAGCATTTTGAGAGTGTTTGCGGCGCAAGTGATAGTCCGCAAAGTCTTGGCGGTAAATCCTTGCAGGAGATAGAAAAGGTCGCCATTGAAGAAACCCTTGCTCAGACGGGAGGCAACAAAAGCGAGGCAGCAAAACTCTTGGGTGTTACAAGAACAACCTTGGATAACAAAATTAAGAAGTACGAAATTCTCATCAAAAAATAGTGAACGCTGGTCGTCCTACTTTTCTAGAATGCCTAGCAACCCTGGTTCGCTTTTCTTAGCGTGCGTTTTTTTCCTTTCTATGGAGTGACCCCTATTCGAGTGCGGTGGCGCCTTCTTCATTATGAATGAGGTTCTTGATGATTTGCATTATTTTGCTCCTTGTCGTTGAAGGTTTTCCCCGCCCTAGCTGCCGGCCGCGCCGGTCATGCTGTTGGCGATGGAGGTGAAGGTATCGGACACGGTACTGCCGAGGGTGGACACGGCGGTGACGATGCCCGCCGCGATCAGGGCGGCGATCAGGCCGTATTCCAGCGCGGTAGCGCCTTCTTCGTTGCGGATTAAAGTCCTGAGCATCTGCATTGAAGACTCCCGTTGGCTTGGATGACCGCAGCCTAGCTGCCTGCCGCAGCTCCGGTCATGCTGTTGGCGATGTTGGTAAATGTGTTGGACACCGTGGTTCCGAGTGTAGAAACGGCGGTCACGATGCCTGCTGCGATCAACGCGGCGATCAGACCGTACTCCAGCGCGGTTGCGCCTTCTTCGCTACGGATGAGGGTCATGAGGGTCTTCATTTTTCTTCTCCTTGTTTCATGAAGATACTTCCATGGCGTTTGCACGCCGCATCGAACTTGCCCACCATTGAGCAACCCGCGTGCCACAAACCGGGAAATCCTCCTAACTTTGACGCAACCCACTACTTCCAAAGGAAATATTTGTGATATTGAAATTCTTCGTACCTGCCACCGTTTTAAATCGGGGCCCCATTAATCTATTTTTTGTAGACTCATCAAAATAGAAAATCCCGGCACTCCGAGGAACAATCCTCAGAATACCGGGTCGTTATCGGTCCACAAAAAATGGACTACGTTGAAAATGCGGCTGCGTCGATGTGGTGCTTGCGCAGTTTGTTCCAGAGGTTTTTCGGAGTGATGCCAAGGAGTGTCGCGGCCTCGGTCTGGACTCCACGGGTTCTGGACAGGGCATTGGTGATCAGCCTGCGTTCAAAGGAATTGATGGCTTCGCGCAGTGGCATTTTCATCTCTTCAAAGCCGGCCCCCGGTGCCTGCTCCGGCGCGTCGCCGCCCGGCGTTCTGGAAAAGGCAAGTTCCAGTTCGGATGCGTGTATCACCCCGCCCTTGCTGAATATCGCCGCGCGCTCGATGGCGTTGGCAAACTGCCGGATGTTGCCCGGCCAGCTGTATTCGTACATTTTGCGCATTGCCATCTTGTCCGCGCTGCGAACGTCGGTGCCGAGCTTGACGTTGGCCTGCTGGATAAAGTGTTCCACCAGCCGTGGAATGTCTTCCCTGCGCTCCCTGAGCGGTGGCAGATGGATGGAGGCCACGTTGAGCCTGTAATAGAGATCGCTGCGAAATTCTCCCGCATCCACGCGCTGTTCCAGCTCCTGGTTGGTGGCGGCGATGATGCGCACGTCGAAGCTGATGGACTTGGTGCCGCCCACGCGCTCCACCTGCTTCTGCTCCACGGCCCGCAGCAGTTTCGGCTGCAGGTGCAGGGGCATATCACCAATTTCATCCAGCAGGATGCAGCCGCCCTCGGCCTGCTCGAACTTGCCGGGCCGGGAGGTTGTTGCACCGGTGAACGCGCCCTTCTCATGGCCGAAGAGTTCGCTTTCCAGCAGGCTTTCAGGAATTGCCGCACAGTTGAGCTTCACGAACGGGCCACCCGCCCGAGAACTCATGGCGTGGATGGTGTCTGAAATCAGCTCCTTACCGGTACCCGTTTCACCGAGCACCAGCACGTCGCAGTCCAACTCGGCCACCCGTGCCAGCCGCTCCTTCACTTCCTGCATGGCAGGACTGTCGCCGATGATCTTATCCAGCGGTCCAGAACCCTTGAGGTTTCGCTTGAGTGCCTTCAGTTCGGCCTGAAGGCTGCGCTTCTCCAGCGCCCGCCGGATCACCACCTCCATTTCCTTTATCTGAAAGGGTTTGTTGAAATAGTCGTAAGCGCCGTGGCTCATGGCCTGCACACCGGTATCGCGGGTGCCGTGACCCGTTATGACGATCACGTCCGTTTCCGGCGCCACGGCCCTGAGCTTGGGCAACGCCTCAAGACCGGACATACCCGGGAGCTTCACATCATGGAGAATCAGGTCCAGCCCGCCTTTTTCGGCACGTGTGATGCCTTCCTCGGCGGTCTCAGCCTGCTCCACGGTGAAGCCCAGCTCATCAAGCGCTTCCACCAACATGCCTCGGAAGGCGCGATCGTCATCCACTACAAGTATTCGTTCAGCCATTTGCTCACCCGGTTTCCCTTTTCTACCATGACGGGCCGGTGCAATCCACAAAAAATGGATCAAAAGTTACGACCAAATCAGCCCTCGGCCGAAAGTGTTTTCGGATCGAGAGGCCGCATATACACCGTATACGTAGGGCCCCCGAAGTTGGTCACAAAAAAAATCCACTTTTGATGGAGAGTGGCACACGGGTTGCTCATGTCCTGTCAAACGCGGGATTTCCCGCCGGAGGAAAATGGACATGAGACAAGATCATTCATCCAAAAGCGGAATGGCCGCAGCGGAACTCGGGCTCATCCTCCCCTTCATGGCGCTTCTTCTTTTCCTGCTCATGGAAGGAAGCAACGCCATGCACGCGCATTCGTCTCTGGTGGAAGCCAGCCGAGAAGGCGCAAGGATGGTGCTGATGCAGGGCGAAGCCGGAGCCGACGTGCAGCAACTGGTGCGAAGCCTCGTCTCCGATCTGCCCTCGGAGGATGTGGACGTCCGCGTATCCACCGATACGGACGCGCGCACGGTGACCGTGCTCGCCAGCTATGAATATCAACCAGTAATGGGAGGCCGGGATGCTCTGGAAATGCTCGGCGGCGAAGACGTGCTCGTCATCGAAGCGGGCACGACAATGCCGCTTCCCTAACAGTGAACGCCTCGGCGCGGTAAGCATGGTCATGGCCATGGTCATCCCCGCCGTACTGGCCATGGTGGGCCTCGCGCTCGATCTGGGCAATCTATACTCTGCTCACACCCGCCTTCAGGCCGCAGTCGATTCCGCCGCGCTGGCCGGAAGCCTCGAACTGCCCTACGACCCCGATCTGGACAAGGGACTCGTCCGGGCGGCCGCCACCGGAATGCTGGAAAAGAACTACCCCGGTTCCGAGCTGGACAGTCTGATCCCGGGTACCATGATCCGAAGCGTCAACGTGCAAGCCCATGCGGACGTGGACCTGCTGATTCTCGGCTTCCTCGGTCTTTCCGCCCAGCGCGTGGAGGCTGCGGCGAGCGCCGGATTCAACAAGCTCGAAGTGGTCTTTGTCATCGACAACTCCGGCAGCATGAAGGGCACTCCCATTAATATGGTCAAACAGGCTGCGGGCGAGCTGGTGGACCTCATCATCCCCGACGGCTCGGAAACCGATACCAAGATCGGGCTGGTGCCCTTCCGGGGCAAGGTCAACGTGGGCGAAGCCGCGGGCGACGGTCTCTCCGGCTGCCGCAACGCGGACGGCTCCCTCAATCAGGGCATCCACGAGGACTTCATGGATCTGTATTGGGACCTGCCCTACTACTATCGTCGCCGCGTGAATCTGGACACCTGCTCCAGCATCCCCGAAGCGCAGGAGCTGACCAGAAACAAGAGCGCGGTCATCGCCTCGCTGAACAGCCAGACCGCCACGGGCGCGGCCTCGGGCACGGTGATCCCGGAAGGCCTCAAGTGGGGCCGCCATATGCTCACGCCGCAACGGCCTTACGATCAGGCAGGAGACAAGGAAGAGTTCCGCAAGATCATCATTCTGCTCACGGACGGCGACAACGAGGACGGCAATTGCGGCGGCCCCTACCGCGCCTACTACGAGCCGAACAACTACTGGACCAATGCCTATTACGGCATGAAAGTCACGGACGCGCACTGCGAGGACGGCGGCAGGCTCAATCAGGACATGCTCAACGAGGCAGAAGCCGCCAAGGACGCGGGCATCGAGATATTCACCATCCGCTTCGGCACCTCGGACAACACCGACCGTGACCTGATGCGCGCCATGGCGTCCAGCAAGCCCGGCACGGACGACCACTACTTCGACGCGCCGAGCGTGTACGACATTGACGACATCTTCAAGAAGATCGGACGCCAGCTCGGCTGGCGGCTGCTGAGCTAGGAGGCGACCATGCTGCACAGAAAGAACGGAAAGAGTCTGGGCATGACGGTCGCGGAATTCGGACTGGTGCTGCCCGCCGTCATGGTCCTTTTGCTCGGGACCATGGAGATGGGCAACATGTTCCATTCGTGGCTCACCGTACAGAAGGCGGCCCAGGAAGCCGTGCGCATCGCCGCCACCGGCGAGGGGGCCGACGACGGCACCCGCATGATACGCATCGAAAACAAGGCGCTGGAGCGCATGGAACCCCTCCACGGCACCAAGACCGTCACCGTCTCCAGTTGGCCTCGCGGGCAGGCTTCGGACACCGGCAGTCAGGGCAGCGCGGGCAGCCCGTGCGAGATCGTGGAAGTACGCGCCTCCTGCACCTACACCCCGCTCATCTCACTGATGGAGCCTATCCTCCCGGACGACATCACCCTCAGCAGCGCCGACCGCAAGCTCAACGAGCCATGGCGACCCTGCGATTCATAATGCCCCCCTCACCCTCCCCGAGGTGAATGCATTGAGGCCGGACAGTTTCCCCGACTGTCCGGCCTCGCCGTTTCGCCCGCTCATACGGGCACTATGGAGTGAGGGAGGGTCCCTTTAGGAGCCGTTGACCACGGTGACCGAGCCCGCCGCATTGGTTGCCACCAGCATGTCCACCGCTTCGGCGGATGCCGCGCCGGTACACGCGACGATCACGTCGCCCGTGTCGAGGTTGTATTCCTCTGCCGCCTTATCGAAGTAGCCGGCTCCCGCCACATCGGCGAGAAGGTCTTCGGTGCGGTACAGGAAAAGCTGCTGGCCGGGCACGCCGCCCATGAGGCGCATGTCTTCGGATACGTATGCCATGAGATTTCTCCTTTTGTTTCTATGCGCTGAGCATCGGGGCTACAGGATCTGGGTGTCGTCGTCGCACTGGACCTCGACCACACCGGACGGGTCGATGAGGCACGCGCCCGCGGAGAGCATGTGGTCCACGAGATGCGCGGCCTTTTCCGGTACCCAGTCCACATGGGCCTTGATTTCCTGCCCTTCGGCCAGCCCGATGGCGTTCTTGTGATAAAGGAAGCACTTGCGGATGCCCGCCTCCACGGGGAGTCCGGTGTGGAACATCCAGTTGATGCCCAGCCAGGTGCGGGACTCGGTGCCCTTGAGCCACGGGAACTTTTCGCCCGCGTAATCGGCGCTCTTGAACTCCTCGATGTTGAGCAGCTCGTTCCACTGGTGGGGTCCCACCACGGCGAAGCGGTTGCCGTCGTCGGGCACGTCGTTGGCGTTGAGCAGTCCGAAGGCTTCGAGAATCTTGCCCTTGGTCAGGCCGCTGGTGCTCTCGGGAATGACCGAGGACGTGGCGTCCATGCGGGTGATCACCAGTTCGTCGATCTTGCGGCCAAGCGCCCACGCACCGGCGCTGGCAGCCACCTGCCGCTCGTCGATGTTCTGCTTGAGCTCGTCGAGGCGGTCGATGTACTCGGCGGCGTACCAGTCCTCCAGCGTGCAGGACACGGAGGAGTGGGTGAGGTTCATGATGGGCACGTTGCCGTGACGGGTCTTCTTGCCCGCGGTGCCCTTGCCGCTTTTCTGGAACACGCACTTGGCGCCCTGCACGTTGCTTTTCAGGCGCACGGTGTTGCGCATCTTGGAACCCTGCTGCTGGTAGGCGTTGTGCACGTCCGCGCAGTAGAGGTTGATGAAGGAATTGTCGATCTGAGTGGACATTGCCGTTTCTCCATTTCGTTGTCGGTTTTCCTTGAAAGGGCCGACGGGTATCCCGGAAGGCTTCCGGTTCGCGGGTGGACCGCGTACGGGCCGCAACCGGAGCGCCGGGGCCGAAACATCGCGGACAGTATAGCCCCGGTTTGCGCGGCGAGGCGTTTTCGGCGGCATCCGGGGCGATACAGGGGCGACATTCCCTGTTGACGGGGTGTT
The genomic region above belongs to Desulfovibrio oxyclinae DSM 11498 and contains:
- a CDS encoding sigma-54-dependent transcriptional regulator — translated: MSALILIVDDDKAHLSMLETMLKGWGYSVEGVEDGADAIEKVMETPFDAVLMDVRMAKVGGIEALSRIKEYNPAIPVVIMTAYTSVDTAVEAMKLGAYDYLTKPLNFEELKMTLERSLDHMTLIKENESLKERISENSSLTNIIGNSKPMKELVGMVKTVASTEATILISGESGTGKELFAKAIHANSNRKKAPLVTVNCAALTDTLLESELFGHEKGAFTGADKKRDGRFMQANGGSIFLDEVGEIPMPMQAKLLRAIQEREIQRVGSDKVFNVDVRIIAATNRDLKDEVEKGNFREDLYYRLNVVNLWIPSLRDRGDDVPLLAAFFIKRFSEFNRKQLKGFTPMAMDVLVKYDWPGNVRELENAVERAVILTPGEYVSEKDLPPALTQHFESVCGASDSPQSLGGKSLQEIEKVAIEETLAQTGGNKSEAAKLLGVTRTTLDNKIKKYEILIKK
- a CDS encoding Flp family type IVb pilin; translation: MQMLRTLIRNEEGATALEYGLIAALIAAGIVTAVSTLGSTVSDTFTSIANSMTGAAGS
- a CDS encoding Flp family type IVb pilin, with amino-acid sequence MKTLMTLIRSEEGATALEYGLIAALIAAGIVTAVSTLGTTVSNTFTNIANSMTGAAAGS
- a CDS encoding sigma-54-dependent transcriptional regulator, producing MAERILVVDDDRAFRGMLVEALDELGFTVEQAETAEEGITRAEKGGLDLILHDVKLPGMSGLEALPKLRAVAPETDVIVITGHGTRDTGVQAMSHGAYDYFNKPFQIKEMEVVIRRALEKRSLQAELKALKRNLKGSGPLDKIIGDSPAMQEVKERLARVAELDCDVLVLGETGTGKELISDTIHAMSSRAGGPFVKLNCAAIPESLLESELFGHEKGAFTGATTSRPGKFEQAEGGCILLDEIGDMPLHLQPKLLRAVEQKQVERVGGTKSISFDVRIIAATNQELEQRVDAGEFRSDLYYRLNVASIHLPPLRERREDIPRLVEHFIQQANVKLGTDVRSADKMAMRKMYEYSWPGNIRQFANAIERAAIFSKGGVIHASELELAFSRTPGGDAPEQAPGAGFEEMKMPLREAINSFERRLITNALSRTRGVQTEAATLLGITPKNLWNKLRKHHIDAAAFST
- a CDS encoding TadE/TadG family type IV pilus assembly protein, producing the protein MRQDHSSKSGMAAAELGLILPFMALLLFLLMEGSNAMHAHSSLVEASREGARMVLMQGEAGADVQQLVRSLVSDLPSEDVDVRVSTDTDARTVTVLASYEYQPVMGGRDALEMLGGEDVLVIEAGTTMPLP
- a CDS encoding VWA domain-containing protein; this encodes MLWKCSAAKTCSSSKRARQCRFPNSERLGAVSMVMAMVIPAVLAMVGLALDLGNLYSAHTRLQAAVDSAALAGSLELPYDPDLDKGLVRAAATGMLEKNYPGSELDSLIPGTMIRSVNVQAHADVDLLILGFLGLSAQRVEAAASAGFNKLEVVFVIDNSGSMKGTPINMVKQAAGELVDLIIPDGSETDTKIGLVPFRGKVNVGEAAGDGLSGCRNADGSLNQGIHEDFMDLYWDLPYYYRRRVNLDTCSSIPEAQELTRNKSAVIASLNSQTATGAASGTVIPEGLKWGRHMLTPQRPYDQAGDKEEFRKIIILLTDGDNEDGNCGGPYRAYYEPNNYWTNAYYGMKVTDAHCEDGGRLNQDMLNEAEAAKDAGIEIFTIRFGTSDNTDRDLMRAMASSKPGTDDHYFDAPSVYDIDDIFKKIGRQLGWRLLS
- a CDS encoding TadE family protein: MLHRKNGKSLGMTVAEFGLVLPAVMVLLLGTMEMGNMFHSWLTVQKAAQEAVRIAATGEGADDGTRMIRIENKALERMEPLHGTKTVTVSSWPRGQASDTGSQGSAGSPCEIVEVRASCTYTPLISLMEPILPDDITLSSADRKLNEPWRPCDS
- a CDS encoding phage capsid protein produces the protein MSTQIDNSFINLYCADVHNAYQQQGSKMRNTVRLKSNVQGAKCVFQKSGKGTAGKKTRHGNVPIMNLTHSSVSCTLEDWYAAEYIDRLDELKQNIDERQVAASAGAWALGRKIDELVITRMDATSSVIPESTSGLTKGKILEAFGLLNANDVPDDGNRFAVVGPHQWNELLNIEEFKSADYAGEKFPWLKGTESRTWLGINWMFHTGLPVEAGIRKCFLYHKNAIGLAEGQEIKAHVDWVPEKAAHLVDHMLSAGACLIDPSGVVEVQCDDDTQIL